One Tetrapisispora phaffii CBS 4417 chromosome 2, complete genome genomic region harbors:
- the TPHA0B02840 gene encoding nucleolar complex 2 family protein (similar to Saccharomyces cerevisiae NOC2 (YOR206W); ancestral locus Anc_8.617), with protein sequence MVSFSKSNKKSTSKKSARSNKSKPKPEKVQKFQEDKETSKLTEVEISEVVGAMPEKVEKQSKKSQKSKKSKKSKAVSDEESSSDDEDDAQTMKDTMEALSKDDPDFFKYLKENDGDLLKFESVNPLDAISDSESDDQDKQADNTKESEEEVEEVNTEEISSKVDLTVKLVNEWRESLTEKPTLKIIKEVIIAFKVAVHLNDDEKVEEFKYTVTDEKAFEELMFLTLKELPIFVQKMAPYTIKNETRILEPSNDVKRLSILLKSHATSLLILLNDVTNTSNAALVLFSVDKFLPYYLPYRKLLKKIILAIVDIWSTTRDVETQIATFAFLFSAAKEFKKSVLDLLLKTTYSTFIKYCRSTNMRSMPLINFQKNSAAELFALDPNLSYQVAFEYIRQLAINLRNAMTAMTKKTSRSNSAEAYKSIYNWQYCHSLDFWSRVLSLSCNHSLGSSKQANPLKELIYPLTQVTIGVIKLNPTPQYMPLRFYLIRSLIRLSQNTGTMIPIYPLLTEVLNTTAFTKKPKKKENLPAFDFEFNIKCNQAYLGTRAYQNGLGGEFIDILGEYLVLYSKSISFPEFVTPIAIGLRRYLKTNKTNFIFNKALANLLDKIKANVTYIEKRRSTADFSVSEVNEVANFLNEVSWENTPLGSYIVIQREIKEEKSRLQRESLEDADKDQLEKDIENVQKMLGDDNDEDDAVDIELSD encoded by the coding sequence ATGGTTAGTTTCTCTAAGTCTAATAAGAAGTCAACTTCAAAGAAAAGTGCAAGATCCAACAAATCAAAGCCAAAGCCTGAGAAGgttcaaaaatttcaagaagACAAAGAAACAAGTAAGTTAACTGAAGTTGAAATTTCTGAAGTCGTTGGAGCTATGCCTGAGAAAGTTGAGAAGCAATCCAAAAAGTCCCAAAAATCTAAGAAATCTAAGAAATCAAAAGCTGTTAGTGATGAGGAATCTTCTTCTGATGACGAGGATGATGCACAAACTATGAAAGATACAATGGAAGCTTTATCCAAGGATGATCCtgattttttcaaatatttaaaggaaaATGATGGCGATCTATTAAAGTTTGAAAGCGTAAACCCGCTAGATGCAATTAGTGATTCCGAATCTGATGATCAAGATAAACAAGCTGATAATACCAAGGAATCGGAAGAAGAAGTAGAAGAAGTGAACACAGAAGAAATATCCTCTAAGGTAGATTTAACTGTAAAATTAGTCAATGAATGGAGAGAATCTTTAACAGAAAAACCTACATTGAAGATAATCAAGGAAGTAATCATTGCTTTCAAGGTTGCTGTCCATTTAAATGATGACGAAAAAGTCGAGGAATTCAAATATACCGTTACTGATGAAAAGGCCTTCGAAGAATTGATgtttttaactttaaaaGAGTTACCAATTTTTGTACAAAAGATGGCCCCATacacaataaaaaatgaaacaagAATTCTAGAACCAAGTAATGATGTTAAAAGATTATCTATTCTATTAAAATCTCATGCTACCTCTTTATTGATTCTGTTAAATGATGTTACCAATACATCTAATGCTGCATTAGTCTTGTTTTCTGTTGATAAGTTTTTACCATACTATTTACCTTAcagaaaattattaaagaaaatcaTTTTAGCTATTGTCGACATTTGGTCTACTACTAGAGATGTTGAAACGCAAATTGCTACATTCGCATTCTTATTTAGCGCAGCTAAggaattcaaaaaatctGTTTTAGATTTATTGTTAAAGACTACCTATTCtacttttattaaatacTGTCGTTCCACCAATATGCGTTCTATGCCATTAATTAACTTTCAAAAGAATTCTGCTGCTGAATTATTTGCTTTAGACCCTAATTTAAGTTATCAAGTTGCATTCGAATATATCAGACAATTGGCTATTAATCTAAGAAATGCTATGACTGCCATGACTAAGAAAACATCTAGATCCAATTCAGCCGAAGCTTATAAGTCCATTTACAATTGGCAATATTGCCATTCTTTGGACTTCTGGTCTCGTGTTTTATCACTATCATGCAATCATAGTTTGGGTAGCTCTAAACAAGCTAACCCATTAAAGGAGTTGATTTATCCTTTAACTCAAGTCACCATTGgtgttattaaattaaatccTACTCCTCAATATATGCCATTaagattttatttaatcAGATCTTTGATTAGATTATCACAGAACACCGGTACCATGATTCCAATTTATCCATTATTAACAGAGGTACTAAACACAACTGCATTTACTAAGAAaccaaagaagaaagaaaatttacCGGCTTTTGATTTCGAATTTAACATTAAATGTAACCAAGCATATTTGGGTACAAGAGCTTACCAAAACGGTTTAGGTGGagaatttattgatattctAGGTGAATATCttgttttatattctaaaaGTATATCTTTCCCAGAATTTGTGACACCAATAGCAATTGGTCTACGTCGTTATCTGAAGACGAATAAgacaaattttattttcaataaagcATTAGCTAATTTACTTGACAAAATAAAAGCAAATGTTACATATATTGAGAAGCGAAGGTCAACTGCAGATTTCAGTGTCAGTGAAGTCAATGAAGTTGCTAATTTCTTAAATGAAGTTTCCTGGGAAAATACTCCACTAGGGTCTTACATTGTCATTCAAAGagaaataaaagaagagaaatCCAGATTACAAAGGGAAAGTTTAGAAGACGCAGACAAGGATCAACTTGAAAAAGACATTGAAAACGTTCAAAAGATGTTGGGGGATGATAACGATGAAGACGATGCAGTTGATATCGAGTTATCAGATTAA
- the DED1 gene encoding DEAD-box ATP-dependent RNA helicase DED1 (similar to Saccharomyces cerevisiae DED1 (YOR204W) and DBP1 (YPL119C); ancestral locus Anc_8.614) gives MSDLEKQVQNLNINEGENDSNQNASSYVPPHLRNKRGGQSRSFNDRSNAGQSSRFSNNGGFSRGNGGVGNNRGSRGGFYGNGGGRSNDSRFNGGHPGRGRWVNGEHVPGTKNENLEIQLFGVAEDPSFQSSGINFDSYDDIPVEASGTDVPEAITEFTSPPLDSLLLENIHLARFTKPTPVQKYSVPIVAQGRDLMACAQTGSGKTGGFLFPVLSQSFKNGPAPVPEDLKRSFLRKGNPTALVLAPTRELATQIYDEAKKFTYRSWVRPVVIYGGSDVGTQIRELERGCDLLVATPGRLNDLLERGRVSLANVKYLVLDEADRMLDMGFEPQIRHIVDGCDMPDANNRQTLMFSATFPDDIQHLARDFLNDYIFLSVGRVGSTSENITQRILYVEDMDKKSALLDLLAAENDGLTLIFVETKRMADELTDFLIMQDFMATAIHGDRTQIERERALAAFKGGRANVLVATAVAARGLDIPNVTHVINYDLPTDIDDYVHRIGRTGRAGNTGVATSFFNRGNRNVVKGLNDLLIEANQEVPDFVTDVLRESGRSGKSSGYSSRNNSSRDFRKSGSNTGGWGNNSRSSSSRGGWGASKPASGGWGESRSSSNGGWGNSGTSGSSANKSSWW, from the coding sequence ATGTCTGATTTGGAAAAACAAGTTcagaatttaaatattaacgAAGGTGAAAATGATAGCAATCAGAATGCATCTTCTTATGTTCCACCACATTTAAGAAATAAGAGAGGAGGGCAATCTCGTTCTTTTAACGACCGCAGCAACGCTGGCCAAAGCAGCAGATTCAGCAACAATGGAGGCTTCTCAAGAGGTAATGGTGGCGTCGGCAACAACAGAGGCTCCAGAGGTGGCTTCTACGGTAACGGCGGTGGCAGATCCAACGATTCCAGATTCAACGGTGGCCATCCTGGTAGAGGTAGATGGGTCAACGGCGAACACGTTCCAGGTACTaagaatgaaaatttagaaattcAGTTATTCGGTGTCGCCGAAGATCCATCGTTCCAATCTTCCGGTATCAACTTCGATAGTTACGATGATATTCCAGTCGAGGCTTCGGGTACTGATGTGCCAGAGGCCATCACAGAATTCACTTCTCCACCTTTGGACTCTTTATTATTGGAAAACATCCATTTGGCCCGTTTCACCAAGCCAACTCCGGTTCAAAAGTACTCTGTTCCAATCGTCGCTCAAGGCAGAGATTTAATGGCTTGTGCTCAAACTGGTTCAGGTAAGACTGGTGGTTTCTTATTCCCTGTCTTGTCGCAATCCTTCAAGAATGGTCCAGCTCCAGTTCCAGAAGACTTGAAGAGATCCTTCCTAAGAAAGGGTAACCCAACTGCTCTAGTCTTAGCCCCAACAAGAGAATTAGCTACCCAAATTTACGATGAAGCCAAGAAGTTCACTTACCGTTCATGGGTCAGACCAGTAGTTATCTACGGTGGTTCCGACGTCGGTACTCAGATCAGAGAATTAGAACGTGGTTGTGATTTGTTGGTTGCCACCCCAGGTCGTTTgaatgatttattagaaaGAGGAAGAGTCTCCTTGGCTAACGTCAAGTACTTGGTTTTAGATGAAGCTGATAGAATGTTGGATATGGGTTTCGAACCACAAATCAGACACATTGTCGATGGTTGTGATATGCCAGACGCTAACAACAGACAGACTTTAATGTTCTCGGCCACCTTCCCAGATGACATTCAACATTTAGCAAGAGATTTCTTAAACGACTACATTTTCTTGTCTGTCGGTAGAGTCGGTTCTACTTCTGAAAACATTACACAAAGAATCTTATACGTCGAAGATATGGACAAGAAATCTGCTTTATTAGATTTATTGGCTGCTGAAAACGATGGTTTgactttaatttttgtcGAAACTAAGAGAATGGCCGATGAGTTGACCGATTTCTTGATCATGCAAGATTTCATGGCCACTGCTATTCACGGTGACCGTACTCAAATTGAAAGAGAACGTGCTCTAGCAGCTTTCAAGGGTGGTAGAGCCAATGTCTTAGTCGCCACCGCTGTCGCCGCTAGAGGTTTAGATATTCCAAACGTTACTCACGTTATCAACTACGACTTGCCAACTGATATCGATGACTACGTCCATAGAATTGGTAGAACTGGTAGAGCTGGTAACACCGGTGTTGCTACTTCTTTCTTCAACAGAGGTAACAGAAACGTTGTTAAGGGTTTGAACGATTTATTAATCGAAGCTAACCAAGAAGTCCCTGATTTCGTTACTGATGTTTTAAGAGAATCTGGTAGATCAGGTAAATCCAGTGGTTACTCTAGCCGTAACAACAGTAGTAGAGATTTCCGTAAATCTGGTTCCAACACCGGCGGTTGGGGTAACAATTCCAgaagcagcagcagcagaGGTGGCTGGGGCGCTTCTAAGCCTGCAAGTGGCGGTTGGGGAGAAAGTAGATCTTCTTCCAACGGCGGCTGGGGCAATTCCGGTACCTCCGGTTCCTCCGCTAACAAGAGCTCCTGGTGGTAG
- the MRP51 gene encoding mitochondrial 37S ribosomal protein bS1m (similar to Saccharomyces cerevisiae MRP51 (YPL118W); ancestral locus Anc_8.613), with amino-acid sequence MSHLSNLLRNSRLAHLPKTNKPLVSTSDKYFYPTHQIIETKPALLHRNEWGLKSTIPGRKSSSDYDSSRNKIKRTKYLVFNELDTLERITTFEKLGNSQYNRLRFKEMNLHPTYNPGVVNPLFSGDSSSKDQSAPLSSVLNLQPGANNTAKINKLKAKRSYLKEWILENDPQSLKYKKFNLKDMSGKMXLYNFLEIDEQMNKNNKNRQNXINLNKQNMRKVIGTGGLTYNLKGKLKNSPNGIVQKTIVPGRFINVDGFDRLAAIGGFISNASSSSPMSSQVVHNMGDFIRQQKFPFELQHAAVQGNGKIVIKSKVVNDYLNQMNKDRINVATRRYEQNPKKFNRKGNTGSSSSADTVKQAEELLKILTKFE; translated from the coding sequence ATGTCTCACCTGTCGAATCTGCTAAGGAACTCAAGGCTGGCTCATTTGCCAAAGACAAATAAACCATTGGTCTCTACAagtgataaatatttttatccaACGCATCAGATTATTGAAACTAAACCAGCGTTGCTGCATAGAAATGAATGGGGTTTGAAATCAACTATTCCAGGAAGAAAATCTTCGTCAGATTATGATTCTTCaagaaacaaaatcaaACGCACAAAGTATCTAGTGTTCAATGAATTGGATACATTGGAGAGAATAACCACTTTCGAAAAGCTAGGTAACTCTCAATACAACAGATTGAGATTCAAGGAAATGAATCTTCATCCGACTTATAATCCAGGTGTGGTTAATCCTTTATTTTCAGGTGATTCGAGTTCAAAGGACCAATCTGCTCCATTATCATCCgttttaaatttacaaCCAGGAGCAAACAATACTGCGAAGATCAATAAACTGAAGGCAAAAAGAtcttatttaaaagaatggATATTAGAGAATGATCCACAatctttgaaatataaaaaatttaatctAAAAGACATGTCTGGAAAAATGNNACTGTACAATTTCTTGGAAATTGACGAGcaaatgaacaaaaataataaaaatcgCCAAAATTNNATTAActtaaataaacaaaatatgaGAAAGGTGATCGGCACAGGTGGATTGACTTATAACTTAAAAggaaaattgaaaaattctcCAAATGGCATAGTTCAAAAGACAATTGTTCCAGGTAGATTTATTAACGTAGACGGATTCGATAGACTTGCTGCAATTGGTGGGTTCATCTCCAATGCAAGCTCATCCTCGCCGATGAGTTCTCAGGTAGTTCACAATATGGGTGACTTTATTAGACAACAAAAATTTCCATTCGAACTTCAACATGCAGCTGTTCAAGGTAATGGTAAAATAGTCATCAAGTCGAAAGTGGTAAATGATTACTTGAATCAGATGAATAAAGACAGAATCAACGTGGCAACTCGTAGATATGAACAGAATCCAAAGAAATTCAATAGAAAAGGAAACACGGGTTCGAGTTCAAGTGCTGACACAGTCAAACAAGctgaagaattattaaaaattctaaCAAAGTTTGAATAA
- the MRM1 gene encoding Mrm1p (similar to Saccharomyces cerevisiae MRM1 (YOR201C); ancestral locus Anc_8.611), with translation MNFARNSSNGKQLLYIFKRGLAARPAFKPSNVKNETKATFDNNILIKERNRKKRWEIENVSKDDFFKKYAHIHARQKRESPRHSKAKYETTSPPNRNSYKKKLRSDLFVNPLVEYIYGRNTIVAALNNPKREYFTSLYYYGSAFEELPTDIRDKCEELNVKRIAVDKHRLNILTNNGVHNNLVLETKRLQPPEVTYLGECDEERSEAQLVCNEEPVFTNDDEETTRSFDVQTMKYLKDEKRNKKFPLGLYLDEISDPHNIGSIIRSAYFLGVDFILMSRKNCSALTPAVNKTSSGAIELMPIYYVDKPMNFFEESRKNGWSFVSSYLTDMKGSTKKHIQKEQILELEDLGGICNEMPVILVVGSESKGIRTNLIMRSDFFVQIPFGRSTDDSNQTIDSLNVGVAAALLINNIIR, from the coding sequence ATGAATTTTGCAAGAAATAGTAGTAATGGGAAACAGCTATTGTATATCTTTAAAAGAGGTTTAGCTGCTCGCCCAGCATTTAAACCATctaatgttaaaaatgaaacgAAGGCAACGTTcgataataatattttaatcaAAGAGAGAaacagaaagaaaagatgGGAAATTGAGAATGTATCGAAGGATGATTTTTTCAAGAAATATGCACATATTCATGCAAGACAGAAAAGGGAATCACCCAGACATTCAAAAGCCAAATATGAAACGACTTCTCCACCAAACAGAAACTCttacaaaaaaaagttaCGAAGTGACCTATTTGTGAATCCGCTTGtggaatatatatatggtaGAAATACTATTGTTGCAGCTTTGAATAATCCAAAGAGAGAATATTTTACTTCGCTCTATTATTATGGCTCTGCCTTTGAAGAATTACCTACAGACATTAGGGATAAGTGTGAAGAATTAAATGTCAAACGGATAGCTGTTGATAAACATAGATTAAATATTCTCACAAATAATGGGGTACATAACAATTTAGTACTAGAAACAAAGCGATTACAACCACCTGAAGTGACATACTTGGGGGAATGTGATGAAGAACGTTCTGAAGCCCAATTAGTTTGTAACGAAGAACCTGTGTTCACTAACGACGATGAAGAAACTACAAGGTCTTTCGACGTTCAGACAATGAAGTACTTGAAAGATGAGAAGAGAAACAAGAAATTTCCATTGGGGTTATACTTGGATGAAATTAGTGATCCACATAACATTGGATCGATTATTAGAAGTGCGTATTTTCTTGGTGttgattttatattaatgtCAAGAAAGAACTGCAGTGCATTGACCCCGGCTGTCAATAAGACCAGTAGTGGTGCCATTGAACTAATGCCAATATATTACGTTGACAAGCCAATGAACTTCTTTGAAGAGAGCCGTAAAAACGGATGGTCATTTGTGTCGAGTTATTTAACAGACATGAAAGGCAGCACTAAGAAACACATTcaaaaagaacaaattcTAGAACTAGAAGATCTTGGAGGAATATGTAATGAGATGCCAGTTATATTAGTCGTTGGCAGTGAAAGCAAAGGTATCAGAACGAATCTAATCATGAGAAGTGATTTCTTTGTACAAATCCCATTTGGGAGGTCCACTGACGACTCAAATCAAACAATCGACTCGTTGAACGTCGGTGTTGCAGCTGCactattaattaataacataATAAGATGA